Below is a genomic region from Granulicella sibirica.
TTCCGCTCAGATGACCATAGAGAATTCTTCCCAGCTTGATGCCGACATCCGTGACCATCCCCGTCAAGTGTGTAGTGCGGATCACTGCACCCGAGAGTTTCGTCACGATAGCGTTTTGTAAACCCATCGTGAAGCATAGGAGAGCAACAGTGCCAAGTACCTCCTTGTTCTCGAAAACGTGTCCCGTAAATCCAAACGTGAACAAGAGAAAAGCTTCCAGTATCAGAGGTAAAGCGTATTCACTTTTTAGAGACCGCCGCCTCGCCCATCGAATCATTACGGACGTACAGGTCGCTCCCGCAAGAAAGGAAAGCAGAGCAAACAAGCCTGCAAGAAGAAGGGACAGACTGCCGAGCGCCAAATTGTCCGCCATCGCTGAAACGATCCCTGAGATGTGTGATGTATATTGCCTAACTGCGAGAAAGCCTCCGGCGTTGACCGCTCCTGCGACAAATGCCAGATAGCAGGACAGCTGCCTATTTGCACCTGGAGTTCGCTCATGGCCCGTGAGTTTACGCAGGTAGTGAAGTGGCATCTTCGCTCGGTCAAACCAAGTGTGGCGAGGTTTCGTCCGATGGCACGTCGCGACCTACCGTCGAGTCCTCTGATGTTGGCTCTTTCGATGGATCACTTTCCACAGGTACTTTGTGCAGTGCCATCCAACCCAACCCGGCGAGACTTAGTGTTTGCGGTCCTATCTGGACACGCGGAGTCGCCGGCCAATTCGAGGATCTTCTCGTGAGTCGGAATAGAGCGTCAAGCAACTGCTCTGGACGACAGTGGCGATCGATCGCTTCGTCATAGAGCTGCTCCTCTAAGTTCAATGGAGGCAGTCCGAAAATTAGAATGCGTGCATTTAGATAGTAGAGGCGAATCTCCTGAGCCAGCGTCCTGACCGTTGTCACTCCGAGGCTTTCGCTGAGGATGGCTATCCTAATGTCCGTTTCTTGTAAGCCAGTAGCAGGAACAACGTCATTGGAAGCGGCGACATAATAGTCCGCCGCTGAAAGTAACTGGGCTCTGGCTGCGAGTAGTCCGGCATTCGGTTCAACGATCAGAATCCCTGAGGGGAGAAATGCGTATTGCTTTGAGCTAGTCCTCTGAATTTGCATGATCCTCCTCGTTTCTCGAAAGTTCATCCTGCGGTCTCACGGTGACTGGCGTTAGCGGTCAGTCCCACGCTCAGTTTGGGCTTCTGTGGCCAAGACGTTGACTGATTCTGGTCCCCTTCGAGGGTGGTTGATGTATCGGATTGCACAGTTCAGCAGTACTGCGTGTGGGACCCTCATGAGATGCTGCGCGTTCCATGCCCAGGGCTTAAGAAAAGGTGTGCTTCCATGAAGACGAAACCTACGGACGTAGATGAGCAAATCGATGCTCTTGAGACAGAGGAAACAGCAATCGAAAGTAAGGTGAGTCATCGAGGATTTCGAGACGCAAGTCGTCGAAACCGGATCGAAGAACAGCTTGATGTGCTGCATGAGACCTTGCGACGTGGCGAAAACCAAACACCCAAACCTTGAGGAATGCGGTGACACCGCCACAAACGCTACGAGTTCAATTGCGCCCGGAGTCATGCGTACCATTTTGCTCAGTTTCCACATCGCGCAGCTGAAAGACTCCAAGACGGGTCACAACTGCCCGGAAAGTTGCCTGACCGATGAAATTTGCGGAAGCTTTTAAATTTCAGCCACGAACGGTCGCAAAAATAGCCGGAGCCGCAATCTGTCTTGCTGATTCGACAGAGCAGCAACACGTTTTAGCGGCGGCAGGCCACATGAAGATTTCCCCAACGATCTTCAGCCCTGAAATCATGGAACTGCGGGAGTTGAAGACCTTCGAATTCATCGTGGCAGATCAGCTCATCGCGCAGGAGCTTGTTCTTCTCTTCGAACATCATGAAGTCGATGGAAACGGCATCAGCCCTGCGATCATTGCTGCCACCCGCCAAGAATCTGTGCCATCTTCGCTGCCGGCGCATCTGGAATGTAATTTTGATGGAATCCTTCAATTTCCAATGACGGCAGAGGAAATATCCAAACATCTGTCCGTGATTATGTTCCCCCCTTGCGCCTTCGCTCAGCGATACAGTGCAGCGTGGAAAGAGCTACGGCTCAACCGGAGAATCGTTCGATCGGTCACTGCCGGTGTTTCAATTGCAAGTGCGACCGCACCCGATCTGCCTCTGGTTTACGTCAATCCCGCATTCGAGGAGATGACGGGGTACAGCCGGGCTGAAGTACAAGGCAGAAACTGTCGATTTCTCGAAGGTCATGAACGAAATCAGCCAGCTTTAGCGATCGTCCGGGACGCTTTGTCGAATCGCCGGAAGGGGATCGCAGTCTTGAAAAACTTTCGGAAGGATGGCACACCCTTCTGGAACGAACTCTCCCTGTCTCCGATTCTCGACGATGATGGTCAATTGACGCACTACGTGGGGATACAGACCGACGTAACTAAACGGGTTGAACTTGAAATTGCCCTTCGGGAGAGCGAGAAGCTTGCCGCGGTGGGTAGACTTGCCTCCTCAATTGCCCATGAGATCAACAATCCGCTCACATCGGTCATGAATCTAAGTTACCTTGCGCAGAGTACGGAATGTTCCCAAGAGACGAAGGATTACTTAGCCACTGCGGAAAGGGAGTTGAAGCGAGTCAAGTTGATCACAGAACAGTCGTTACGATTTTTCAGACAGTCAACAAGGGCGCAGTCCACAAGCCCTGCTGAGCTTCTGGAGCCAATCCTGGACCTCTATCAGTCCCACGCAAGCAACGCGCGAGTAACCACAAGTCTTCGAGAGCAGCCGTGTCGACCTGTCGTCTGCATGGAAAGCGAAATTCGTCAGGTTCTAAGCAATCTCGTAAGCAACGCGATTTATGCGATGAAGGAGCACGGCGGAAAGCTGTCTATCGGAAGCCGTGAGACCAAAGCGCGGGGACGAGGTCGGGAAGGTGTCTTATTCACAGTTGCTGACAACGGGACGGGGATGAGCGCTGAAACCCTGAGTTGCATCTACAAGGCCTTCTACACGACGAAAGGGATCGGAGGCACAGGCCTCCGTCTGTGGATTAGCTGTGAGATCATAGAGCGCCATCGCGGAAATATCAGGGTTCGGAGCACACGGCGCGCAGGAGCATCCGGAACGGTATTTCAGCTTTTCCTGCCTTTTCAAGGCATCGCTTCTCAGAGAGAAATCGAAGATATCTCGAGGTTTTCTTAGAAGACTTGAATCGCTTTCTTTGCTTTTGAGCGCTCTGCTCGTTTGCGTGCAACGGGCGAGGGCTCCAAACGGAGGCTTGTCGGGTCCTGCCACCTAGCCACGAAGTCCTTCGCGAATTTCAGGGACGCTTCACATTGAGACGAACTAAGTATTTCTGCGGTGGTTGATGAACTGCGCCGTTCCAGATCGTTGAGCAAAGCTTTCATCTGACCATCCTGAGGATATGAATCGAGCCACGTCCAAGCCAGTTGTGGCTTGCGCTGTCTTCATCCTCCTCGCAGTAAACGAGCGTTACTGTGCATTTGTGCTCACTGTCGAGTGTGTCTAAGCCGTTGATAACGTTCGTGGCAAGTGCGTTCAAGGCCATCACGCCCTCGCAAAATACTGCTTGTTTCGTGTTTCAGGATGAAACGCGTTCATCAAGCGCATCAGACTACTGACACTTGTTCGCAACATTGAAACGATGCTGTGGCTTCACTAGCACTTTGCAGCGATCACTCCGTTGCGGCCCGTGCACGGAAAGAGGTTCAAATGCCCCACCGAAAGCTAAAGGAATTCGATCCCGTAAGTTTTCTGGCCACGTCAGGACTAGGACGCCGAATCCTTCACATCAAGGCGAAGGGCACTCTGTTTACGCAAGGGAGCGTTGCAGACTCGGTGTTCTATGTTCAGAAAGGCCGGGCCAAGCTAACGGTAGTGTCTAAAGCTGGGAAGGAGGCGACCATCACATTGATCGCCGCAGGTGACTTCGTCGGCGAGGAGGCGATCACGGCTATCGCTGGCTTGCATATGTCGACGGCCACCGCCATCACGGCTTGCTCCGTTCTTAGGATCGAACGTAAGGAAATGACGCGAGTCATTCACGATGAGCATGCCTTCTCCGACATCTTTGTCGCCTTCCTCCTTGAGCGTTCCATGCGCACCCAGGCGGATCTCGTGGATCAGTTATTCAATTCGAGCGAGCGTCGACTCGCCAGGATCCTTCTGCTGATGGCAGACTTTGGCAAGGCGGGAGAGCCTGAGACCCTTATACCTAAGATCACTGAGGAGACCTTGGCCGATATGATCGGCACCACTCGATCCCGGGTGAGTTTTTTCATGAACCGGTTTCGCAAGATGGGCTTTATCGAATACAACGGTCGCATCCACGTCCACAAGTCGCTCCTCAATATTGTTCTGCACGATCAACGTCCTGGCGCAAATTCCATCAGTGCGGCACTCCTAGACAGCAAGCGGGACAAGACCAAGACAGCAAAGCGAGCGTCAGCCACCGCAAAGAGGGGTGAGAGAGCTATCTAGCTCGGCTAACGCTAACGCCTAATGTTTGGGACACAAAGTCAAAGTGCTTCCGAGGTTCAGCAGGCTGGTTCAACAGTGAGCGTGGCAGCTTTCCAACCGACAGGTCCTGTATCACCTTCACGACAAAGCCAACTGTTCCCGTCAGGGTTAAGTCCGTGAGGGCTGCAATATGGGGTGTTATTAGCGCTTGCGGGACACCGAGAAGCTGATTCGTAGGCGACAGCGGCTCTTCTCTTAGGACGTCAAGTCCGATCGCTGAAATGCGACCGCTACGGAGGGCGACCAAGAGCTCTCCTTCATCGACGAGTGTTCCGCGCGCAATATTGATCAGG
It encodes:
- a CDS encoding two-component system sensor histidine kinase NtrB produces the protein MKFAEAFKFQPRTVAKIAGAAICLADSTEQQHVLAAAGHMKISPTIFSPEIMELRELKTFEFIVADQLIAQELVLLFEHHEVDGNGISPAIIAATRQESVPSSLPAHLECNFDGILQFPMTAEEISKHLSVIMFPPCAFAQRYSAAWKELRLNRRIVRSVTAGVSIASATAPDLPLVYVNPAFEEMTGYSRAEVQGRNCRFLEGHERNQPALAIVRDALSNRRKGIAVLKNFRKDGTPFWNELSLSPILDDDGQLTHYVGIQTDVTKRVELEIALRESEKLAAVGRLASSIAHEINNPLTSVMNLSYLAQSTECSQETKDYLATAERELKRVKLITEQSLRFFRQSTRAQSTSPAELLEPILDLYQSHASNARVTTSLREQPCRPVVCMESEIRQVLSNLVSNAIYAMKEHGGKLSIGSRETKARGRGREGVLFTVADNGTGMSAETLSCIYKAFYTTKGIGGTGLRLWISCEIIERHRGNIRVRSTRRAGASGTVFQLFLPFQGIASQREIEDISRFS
- a CDS encoding Crp/Fnr family transcriptional regulator, translating into MPHRKLKEFDPVSFLATSGLGRRILHIKAKGTLFTQGSVADSVFYVQKGRAKLTVVSKAGKEATITLIAAGDFVGEEAITAIAGLHMSTATAITACSVLRIERKEMTRVIHDEHAFSDIFVAFLLERSMRTQADLVDQLFNSSERRLARILLLMADFGKAGEPETLIPKITEETLADMIGTTRSRVSFFMNRFRKMGFIEYNGRIHVHKSLLNIVLHDQRPGANSISAALLDSKRDKTKTAKRASATAKRGERAI